In a single window of the Anaerocolumna cellulosilytica genome:
- a CDS encoding hydratase, with translation MIKLYEKGAYILHGTEIIDELEATNELVSSKLGRACQKTDAAKNTLSYEILKVHNTSDNMDKLKIKFDKLTSHDITFVGIIQTARASGLEQFPVPYVLTNCHNSLCAVGGTINEDDHMFGLSCAKKYGGIYVPPHQAVIHQFAREVLAGGGQMILGSDSHTRYGALGTMAIGEGGPELVKQLLSRTYDINMPGVVGVYLTGKPRKGVGPQDIALAIIGAVFKNGYVNNKVMEFIGDGISNLSVDYRIGIDVMTTETTCLSSIWLTDDKVKEFYEQHNRIEDFKELTLKDVVYYDGLIYVDLAEIKPMIAMPFHPSNVYTIEELNRNLYDILDEVEKKVMISLDNSTIKYQLKDKVQNNRLYVDQGVIAGCAGGGYENICDAADILNNKYIGADEFSLSVYPASQPIFMELVKNGTIARLMETGATIRTAFCGPCFGAGDVPSNNGFSVRHTTRNFPNREGSKVTSGQIASVALMDARSIAATAANKGYLTSAEDIDAEFLKPKYFYDSKIYDNRVYNGLGKPDKMTELKFGPGIVDWPAISGLTEDIVLKVVSVIHDPVTTTDELIPSGETSSYRSNPLGLAEFTLSRKDPAYVGRAKEVQKAEKARVAGEDISAANREVAEAFEKINTKFSIEARDTQIGSLIYAVKPGDGSAREQAASCQKVLGGLANIAEEYATKRYRSNLINWGMLPFLFKEDLPFENGDYILVKDVKKAIKEKISEIKAYVVTKEMKEFTLKLDELTDDEREIIEKGCLINYYRDKNMQ, from the coding sequence ATGATTAAACTTTATGAAAAAGGTGCCTATATTTTACATGGCACAGAGATTATTGATGAATTAGAGGCAACCAATGAATTAGTTTCCTCCAAGTTAGGAAGAGCCTGTCAGAAGACAGATGCAGCAAAAAATACTCTTTCATACGAAATACTGAAAGTACATAATACTTCTGACAATATGGACAAACTAAAAATTAAATTTGATAAATTAACTTCTCATGATATTACTTTTGTTGGTATTATACAGACGGCAAGAGCAAGTGGACTGGAACAGTTTCCGGTTCCTTATGTGTTGACAAATTGTCATAACAGTTTATGTGCTGTCGGTGGAACTATTAATGAGGATGACCATATGTTCGGGCTGTCCTGTGCGAAAAAATACGGAGGAATCTATGTACCTCCTCACCAGGCAGTTATTCACCAATTTGCAAGAGAAGTATTAGCAGGTGGTGGTCAGATGATCTTGGGTTCTGACAGCCATACCCGCTATGGAGCTCTTGGTACTATGGCAATTGGTGAAGGTGGACCGGAGCTTGTTAAACAATTATTATCTCGTACCTACGATATTAATATGCCAGGAGTAGTTGGTGTATACTTGACCGGAAAGCCCAGAAAAGGTGTAGGTCCTCAGGACATTGCACTTGCAATAATTGGTGCAGTATTTAAAAATGGTTATGTTAATAACAAAGTCATGGAATTTATTGGGGATGGCATAAGCAACTTAAGTGTTGATTACAGAATAGGTATTGATGTTATGACCACTGAGACAACTTGCCTTTCTTCTATCTGGCTAACTGATGATAAAGTTAAAGAGTTTTATGAGCAGCATAACAGGATAGAAGATTTCAAGGAACTTACGCTAAAGGATGTTGTCTATTATGATGGATTGATTTATGTAGATTTAGCGGAAATAAAGCCTATGATTGCCATGCCGTTCCATCCTAGCAATGTTTATACGATTGAAGAACTAAATCGAAATTTATATGACATACTGGATGAAGTGGAAAAGAAGGTTATGATAAGTCTTGATAATAGTACAATTAAGTATCAGCTAAAAGATAAGGTACAAAACAACAGATTATATGTAGATCAGGGAGTTATTGCAGGTTGTGCCGGCGGTGGTTATGAAAATATCTGTGATGCAGCAGATATTTTAAATAATAAGTATATAGGTGCGGATGAATTCTCATTGAGTGTATATCCTGCCAGTCAGCCGATATTTATGGAACTTGTAAAAAACGGAACGATAGCAAGATTAATGGAAACCGGCGCGACAATTCGTACAGCTTTTTGTGGTCCATGCTTTGGTGCCGGAGATGTTCCTTCAAATAATGGTTTTAGTGTCCGACATACCACAAGGAATTTCCCTAACAGAGAAGGTTCTAAGGTAACAAGCGGACAGATAGCATCGGTAGCTTTAATGGATGCCAGATCTATAGCGGCGACCGCTGCAAATAAAGGATATTTAACATCTGCGGAAGATATTGATGCAGAATTCTTAAAACCTAAATATTTCTATGACAGTAAAATATATGACAACAGAGTTTACAATGGACTTGGAAAGCCGGATAAAATGACAGAGTTAAAATTTGGTCCGGGCATTGTTGATTGGCCTGCTATATCTGGATTAACAGAGGATATTGTATTAAAAGTAGTATCTGTTATCCACGATCCGGTTACAACGACAGATGAATTAATTCCTTCCGGTGAAACGTCCTCTTATCGCTCTAATCCTTTGGGACTTGCTGAATTTACACTTTCCAGAAAAGATCCTGCCTATGTTGGAAGGGCAAAAGAGGTACAAAAGGCAGAGAAGGCAAGAGTTGCCGGTGAAGATATATCCGCGGCGAATAGAGAAGTAGCTGAAGCTTTTGAAAAGATTAATACTAAATTTTCTATAGAAGCAAGAGACACCCAGATTGGAAGCTTGATATATGCAGTTAAACCAGGTGACGGTTCTGCCAGAGAACAGGCCGCTAGCTGTCAGAAGGTACTGGGGGGTCTGGCTAACATAGCAGAAGAATATGCTACCAAAAGGTATCGTTCTAATTTAATTAACTGGGGAATGTTGCCTTTCCTATTTAAAGAAGACCTTCCATTTGAAAATGGAGATTATATACTTGTTAAGGATGTAAAGAAGGCAATAAAAGAAAAGATATCTGAAATCAAAGCCTATGTTGTAACGAAAGAGATGAAAGAATTTACCTTAAAATTAGATGAATTAACAGATGATGAAAGAGAAATAATAGAAAAGGGCTGCTTGATTAATTATTATCGTGATAAAAACATGCAATAA
- a CDS encoding LacI family DNA-binding transcriptional regulator yields the protein MTVTIKDIAKEVGVSYSTVSRALSGSLRTNPQTRERILEAAQRLGYTPNQNAVNLKLAKSYTIGLYFSNISNMSSPFILHDIVKSVYSSIDNSYNVVVKGIDRHEPGSLSTARYDGILILSQKPEDDEFIEEAIAKGIPVVVFNRAVYHTVANILTDEVKGEEEAMEYLLQKGHRKIGIIEGIPNLASTRARHRGWREAFAKYELDTADVPIVTGDYRIMSGYYGGIKLLNQDITAILSFNDEMAFGAARAIEEAGLHIPEDISIVGFDNISWLGDTVFPLTTVERNMGMLAGKATEILFDIIEERKESVGRIYLDTKLIIRNSVKTIH from the coding sequence ATGACGGTTACCATTAAAGATATAGCAAAGGAAGTGGGGGTTTCCTATTCTACGGTATCACGGGCATTAAGCGGAAGTTTGAGAACGAATCCGCAAACGAGGGAGAGAATTTTAGAGGCTGCTCAGAGGCTTGGGTATACGCCGAATCAGAATGCGGTTAACCTTAAGCTGGCTAAGTCTTATACAATTGGATTATATTTTTCAAATATCAGTAATATGTCTTCTCCTTTTATTCTTCATGATATCGTGAAATCTGTATACAGTAGTATAGATAACTCTTATAATGTTGTTGTAAAAGGTATTGACCGTCATGAACCCGGAAGCTTAAGTACTGCTAGGTATGATGGAATTCTTATTCTTAGCCAGAAACCGGAAGATGATGAATTTATAGAAGAAGCCATAGCAAAAGGAATACCGGTTGTGGTATTTAACCGAGCAGTATACCATACAGTGGCTAATATCCTTACCGATGAGGTTAAGGGAGAAGAGGAGGCAATGGAATATCTGCTTCAAAAAGGTCATAGAAAAATTGGCATTATTGAAGGAATTCCAAATCTTGCTTCTACCAGAGCCAGGCACAGAGGATGGAGAGAGGCTTTTGCTAAGTATGAACTTGATACAGCGGATGTTCCCATTGTAACTGGAGATTATCGTATAATGAGTGGCTATTACGGCGGTATAAAATTATTAAATCAGGATATCACTGCAATTTTATCATTTAACGATGAAATGGCCTTTGGTGCTGCAAGAGCTATCGAAGAAGCGGGACTTCACATACCGGAAGATATTTCAATTGTTGGCTTTGATAATATAAGCTGGTTAGGAGATACGGTATTTCCGTTGACGACAGTAGAACGAAATATGGGAATGCTTGCGGGTAAGGCAACTGAAATACTGTTTGATATTATTGAAGAACGAAAGGAAAGTGTTGGAAGGATTTATCTGGATACCAAATTGATAATTCGTAATTCAGTTAAAACGATTCATTAA
- a CDS encoding sugar phosphate isomerase/epimerase family protein, whose product MRIGIRAHDMEQAPLEELVANIAKKGFKCTQLALKKAIHDFNVNPEAFSPGMALYIKEIFAQNKVDISVLGCYLNITTPDKAEHVKVMETYKAHIRFASLLGCGMVGTETGAVNAQYIFEEANHSEEALQILIENVKIVVDYAEKMGVIFAIEPVYSHIMSDIDRTYKVLQAVNSPNLQVIFDPVNVIHYGNYQQQDEIIKGAFELFGKDIAAIHAKDFKVEDNRTISVPSGSGGLNSELLLGLVKKQKPHIHVLLEDTKPSNAIATREYLERIYQSIE is encoded by the coding sequence ATGAGAATCGGAATCAGAGCACATGACATGGAACAGGCACCATTGGAGGAATTAGTTGCTAATATAGCAAAGAAAGGCTTTAAATGCACCCAATTAGCTTTAAAAAAAGCAATTCATGATTTTAATGTGAATCCGGAAGCTTTTTCACCTGGGATGGCATTGTATATAAAAGAAATATTTGCACAGAACAAGGTTGATATATCTGTTCTCGGCTGTTATTTAAATATTACAACACCGGACAAAGCGGAACATGTTAAAGTTATGGAAACATATAAGGCACATATCCGTTTTGCAAGCTTGTTAGGTTGTGGCATGGTAGGTACTGAAACTGGAGCAGTGAATGCACAATATATATTTGAAGAAGCGAATCATTCAGAGGAAGCACTACAGATTTTAATAGAGAATGTTAAAATTGTTGTAGATTATGCAGAAAAGATGGGTGTGATTTTCGCTATAGAACCTGTATATAGTCACATTATGTCCGATATTGATAGAACCTATAAGGTATTGCAAGCGGTAAATTCTCCGAATTTACAGGTTATATTTGATCCGGTCAATGTGATACATTACGGTAACTATCAACAACAGGATGAAATTATAAAAGGTGCTTTTGAGTTATTTGGAAAAGATATTGCAGCTATTCATGCAAAGGATTTTAAAGTGGAAGATAATAGAACCATCAGCGTACCTAGCGGAAGCGGTGGGCTGAATTCGGAATTATTGCTTGGTCTAGTAAAAAAACAAAAACCGCATATTCACGTGTTATTAGAAGATACAAAACCTTCTAATGCCATTGCTACAAGAGAATATCTGGAAAGAATATACCAATCTATAGAGTAA
- a CDS encoding carbohydrate ABC transporter permease: MTRRQKNIVNTTLRYLVLIGVGTIMIYPMLWMLGASFKTSNNEIFSSIGIIPKKFSIQAYINGWQSTEYTFLTYLVNTYKIVLPKVVGTVLSATLTAYGFARFRFKGKKMFYAILLSTLFLPQVVLNIPQYLLFRNLGWLEPSLSYLPLIIPTFFASDTYFVFMLVQFLRGIPKELEEAAKIDGCNSLQTLWFIICPVLKPSIVSAALFQFMWSSNDFMGPLIYVKTVAKYPASLGLRLSMDADVGFEWNKILAMSIITLLPSLIVFFAAQKQFVEGVTAGSVKG, encoded by the coding sequence ATGACAAGAAGACAAAAAAATATAGTAAATACAACACTTCGTTATCTCGTATTAATAGGTGTTGGTACGATTATGATATACCCTATGCTTTGGATGCTGGGAGCCTCCTTTAAGACAAGTAATAATGAGATATTCTCATCTATTGGAATCATACCGAAGAAATTCTCGATTCAGGCATATATTAATGGGTGGCAGTCAACAGAATATACATTTTTAACTTATTTGGTAAATACCTATAAAATTGTATTGCCGAAGGTAGTTGGTACCGTTTTATCTGCAACATTAACGGCTTATGGTTTTGCAAGGTTTCGGTTTAAAGGCAAGAAAATGTTTTATGCAATATTGTTATCTACATTATTTCTGCCACAGGTGGTATTAAATATTCCCCAGTATTTACTTTTTCGTAATTTAGGTTGGTTGGAACCATCACTTTCATACCTGCCGTTAATCATACCAACCTTTTTTGCCAGCGATACGTACTTCGTATTTATGTTAGTACAGTTTTTGAGAGGGATACCAAAGGAGTTAGAGGAAGCGGCAAAGATTGATGGATGTAATTCCCTGCAAACCTTGTGGTTTATTATTTGTCCGGTTTTAAAGCCTTCTATCGTATCAGCTGCGTTATTTCAGTTTATGTGGTCCTCCAACGACTTTATGGGACCATTGATTTATGTAAAGACCGTAGCAAAATATCCAGCTTCATTAGGACTACGGTTGTCTATGGATGCAGATGTTGGTTTTGAGTGGAATAAGATACTGGCAATGTCTATTATAACTTTACTTCCATCTCTGATTGTATTCTTTGCAGCACAGAAGCAGTTTGTAGAGGGGGTTACTGCCGGAAGTGTAAAGGGATAA
- a CDS encoding carbohydrate ABC transporter permease, whose protein sequence is MRRNKDVQISDAVLKRRGFRYFLKENTGFLYILPWLIGFLVFKLYPFGSSLYYSFTDYDLFKDIVSFIGFKNYTQILDTAKIRKAFEVTFRYAFMTVPLKLAFALFVAYILNFKIKGVNLFRTIYYIPSILGGSVAIAVLWKFLFQNNGLINQILSIFNVVGPNWLGDSRYSLFVVSLLRVWQFGSPMVIFLAALKSVPTDLYEAASIDGASKTRQFLSVTIPLISPVIFYNLVTQLCQAFQEFNAPYIITDGGPLGSTTLISMLVYQNAFKTYQMGLASAISWLLFLIVMTLTIISFMSQKYWVYYSDDEGR, encoded by the coding sequence ATGCGTAGAAATAAGGATGTGCAGATATCCGATGCAGTTTTAAAAAGACGTGGCTTTCGTTACTTTTTAAAAGAAAATACAGGGTTTCTCTATATATTGCCTTGGCTTATAGGATTCCTAGTATTCAAACTGTATCCCTTTGGCTCCTCTTTGTACTATAGCTTTACAGACTATGATTTATTTAAGGATATTGTATCGTTTATTGGTTTTAAAAATTATACTCAGATACTGGATACAGCAAAAATACGAAAAGCCTTTGAGGTTACTTTCCGGTATGCATTTATGACAGTTCCGCTTAAATTGGCGTTTGCTCTGTTTGTGGCATATATTTTAAATTTTAAAATCAAAGGAGTTAATTTATTTCGTACCATTTATTATATTCCGTCAATACTTGGTGGTTCTGTAGCTATTGCCGTGCTATGGAAATTTTTATTTCAGAATAACGGTTTAATTAATCAGATATTAAGTATCTTTAATGTTGTTGGGCCAAACTGGTTGGGAGATTCCAGGTACTCATTATTTGTTGTAAGTCTGTTAAGGGTTTGGCAGTTTGGCTCTCCGATGGTTATTTTTTTGGCTGCTTTAAAGAGTGTGCCAACGGATTTATATGAAGCAGCATCCATTGACGGGGCTAGTAAAACCAGACAGTTTCTTAGCGTAACAATTCCTTTAATTAGTCCTGTTATATTTTACAATTTAGTTACTCAGCTTTGTCAGGCATTTCAGGAATTTAATGCACCGTATATTATTACAGACGGAGGGCCATTAGGGTCTACGACATTAATTTCAATGCTGGTATACCAGAATGCCTTTAAAACCTATCAGATGGGACTAGCGAGTGCGATTTCCTGGCTGTTGTTCTTAATTGTAATGACATTGACCATCATATCCTTTATGAGTCAGAAGTACTGGGTATATTATTCGGATGATGAAGGGAGGTAG
- a CDS encoding ABC transporter substrate-binding protein, whose translation MKRLTKKSLSILLVMVMVFMLGACGKTNKNGGTTTEPTKAADDNKGEATAAPTEAAGGDSEALEPNLTDPIELRFSWWGGDSRHEATIAALDAFTKKYPNIKVVPEYGAWTGWQENIATQLAGKTEADLIQINWNWIYQFSPNGDKFYDINKLNNIISVTNYPDDLLELMSVNGSLQGVPIGTTGRVFYWNESAFKKAGLEVPKTFEEIIAAGETFKSKLGDDYYPLALGEYDRILMLMYYLHQTYGKEWVVDKKVNYTVEEVQAGLDWINMLEDKHVIPSLATLAGDGATSLDKNTKWMDGHYGGIYEWDSSASKFKDALSEGQNLVMGEFPTDLGSNKSGFTKISMGFAVSANSKHPAEAALLLEFLTSDPEGVKIMGMERGTVSNKAAEATLVSEGLLSGLTYDANKLVMGFKGYDTDPNFEHSSLKDSTGYYYEVFQNLSYDQTDSATAAQYLIDSVNEVNAAN comes from the coding sequence ATGAAAAGGCTTACAAAAAAATCTTTATCTATCCTGCTGGTAATGGTAATGGTATTTATGCTAGGTGCTTGTGGTAAAACCAACAAGAATGGTGGCACTACGACTGAACCAACAAAAGCAGCAGATGATAACAAGGGAGAGGCAACAGCAGCGCCTACTGAAGCTGCAGGAGGAGATTCAGAAGCTTTAGAACCAAATTTAACAGACCCCATTGAATTAAGATTTTCTTGGTGGGGTGGTGACAGCAGACACGAAGCAACAATTGCAGCACTAGATGCTTTTACAAAAAAATATCCAAATATCAAAGTTGTTCCTGAATACGGTGCTTGGACCGGCTGGCAGGAAAATATAGCAACTCAGCTTGCTGGTAAAACAGAAGCAGACTTAATTCAGATTAACTGGAACTGGATTTATCAATTTTCACCAAATGGTGATAAATTCTATGATATAAATAAATTGAATAACATAATATCTGTAACGAATTATCCGGATGACCTTTTAGAATTGATGTCTGTTAATGGTTCCTTACAGGGAGTACCGATTGGCACGACAGGAAGAGTATTCTACTGGAATGAATCTGCCTTCAAAAAAGCCGGGCTTGAAGTTCCAAAGACATTTGAAGAAATTATAGCAGCAGGCGAAACATTCAAATCCAAATTAGGAGATGATTATTATCCTTTGGCACTTGGTGAATATGATCGTATACTCATGCTGATGTATTACCTGCACCAGACATATGGAAAAGAGTGGGTGGTTGATAAAAAAGTAAACTACACAGTTGAGGAAGTTCAGGCAGGACTTGACTGGATTAATATGCTAGAAGACAAACATGTAATTCCTTCTCTGGCAACTTTAGCGGGAGACGGTGCTACTTCTCTTGATAAAAATACAAAATGGATGGATGGCCATTACGGCGGAATCTACGAATGGGATAGCAGTGCTTCTAAGTTTAAGGATGCATTATCTGAAGGACAGAATCTTGTAATGGGTGAATTCCCTACAGACTTAGGCTCTAATAAAAGCGGTTTTACTAAAATCTCTATGGGATTTGCAGTTAGTGCAAACTCAAAACATCCTGCTGAAGCTGCGTTACTGCTTGAATTCCTGACTTCTGACCCAGAAGGTGTTAAGATTATGGGAATGGAAAGAGGTACAGTATCCAATAAAGCAGCAGAAGCGACTTTGGTTTCAGAAGGATTATTATCTGGTTTGACTTATGATGCTAACAAATTAGTAATGGGATTTAAAGGCTATGACACGGATCCAAACTTTGAACATTCATCCCTAAAAGATAGTACAGGATATTATTATGAGGTATTCCAAAATCTAAGTTATGATCAGACAGATTCAGCAACTGCTGCTCAATATCTGATTGATAGTGTAAATGAAGTAAATGCAGCTAATTAA
- a CDS encoding sugar kinase: MAKIITMGEIMLRLSTPGFQKFIQSDSFDVNYGGGEANVAVSLANYGHDAYFVSKVPNNPIGESAIAALRKYNVNCDYVAKGGERLGIYYLETGASMRASNVVYDRAHSSIAEATVADFDFDAIFEGADWFHFTGITPAISDIAAEVTEAALKAAKAKGITVSVDLNFRKKLWSSEKAQRIMSNLMQYVDVCIGNEEDAEKVLGFKPSGTDVTSGELELSGYQDIFKQMIDKFGFKYVISSLRESYSASDNGWSACIYDGKEFYHSRKYNVRIVDRVGGGDSFAGGLICGLAEGKDMKAALEFAVAASALKHTIPGDFNLVSRADVETLVGGDASGRVQR, translated from the coding sequence ATGGCAAAGATTATCACAATGGGAGAAATTATGCTTAGATTATCCACTCCCGGATTTCAGAAATTTATTCAATCAGACAGTTTTGATGTAAATTATGGTGGTGGAGAGGCTAACGTAGCTGTATCCCTTGCAAACTACGGACATGATGCATACTTTGTATCCAAAGTTCCTAATAACCCTATCGGTGAAAGTGCTATTGCTGCACTTCGTAAATACAATGTAAACTGTGATTATGTAGCAAAGGGCGGAGAAAGACTTGGTATCTACTATTTAGAAACAGGTGCTTCCATGCGTGCTTCTAACGTAGTTTATGATAGAGCTCATTCTTCTATTGCAGAAGCAACTGTTGCTGATTTTGATTTTGATGCAATTTTTGAAGGTGCTGACTGGTTCCACTTTACAGGTATTACACCTGCTATTAGCGACATTGCAGCAGAAGTAACAGAAGCTGCTTTAAAAGCTGCAAAAGCTAAGGGTATTACAGTATCCGTTGACCTAAATTTCCGTAAGAAATTATGGTCTTCTGAAAAAGCGCAGCGCATTATGTCTAACCTGATGCAGTATGTTGATGTTTGTATTGGTAACGAAGAAGATGCAGAAAAAGTATTAGGCTTTAAACCAAGTGGTACAGACGTAACTAGTGGTGAGTTAGAATTGTCCGGATATCAGGATATCTTCAAACAGATGATTGATAAGTTTGGTTTCAAATATGTAATCAGCTCTTTAAGAGAAAGCTACTCAGCATCTGATAACGGCTGGTCAGCTTGCATTTATGACGGAAAAGAATTCTACCATTCCAGAAAATACAATGTTAGAATTGTTGACCGTGTTGGTGGCGGTGATTCCTTCGCAGGTGGTTTGATTTGCGGATTAGCGGAAGGTAAAGACATGAAAGCAGCATTAGAATTTGCAGTGGCTGCATCAGCTTTAAAACACACAATACCAGGAGATTTTAATTTAGTATCCCGTGCTGACGTTGAAACTTTAGTTGGCGGAGATGCTTCAGGTAGAGTTCAAAGATAA
- a CDS encoding UxaA family hydrolase → MQEYLKINKTDNVAVALQELKEGTVLELEDKKLVLNETIPAGHKFTLKPVAEQEQIVKYGFPIGFAVNAIPEGSWIHTHNIKTTLGEILDYSYHPSYTNIKSTEKAYFKGYRRRDGKVGIRNEIWIIPTVGCVNAIATSLAKQAQAFLTGSVEDIIAFPHPYGCSQMGDDQDNTRKILADLVNHPNAGGILVLGLGCENSSIAELKPYIGNYDESRVKFLQCQDVEDEMETSLEILKELIAYAGEFNREDISAEELVIGMKCGGSDGFSGITANPLVGAFSDILISKGGTTILTEVPEMFGAETLLMNRCQDEELFEKTVAMINDFKDYFTKHNQTIYENPSPGNKKGGISTLEDKSLGCTQKSGSAPVADVLAYGETTKIKGLNLLSAPGNDLVAATALAAAGAHIVLFTTGRGTPFASPVPTAKIASNSALTNKKNNWIDFNAGQILEGKSMDELAQELFDYVLDIASGNKVKSEEAGFHDMAIFKNGVTL, encoded by the coding sequence ATGCAGGAATATTTAAAAATAAACAAAACGGATAATGTTGCAGTTGCTTTGCAGGAACTAAAAGAAGGTACTGTACTGGAACTAGAAGATAAGAAACTAGTTCTAAATGAAACGATACCTGCCGGTCATAAATTTACCTTAAAGCCGGTAGCGGAGCAGGAACAAATTGTAAAATATGGTTTTCCTATTGGATTTGCAGTAAATGCTATACCGGAGGGAAGCTGGATTCATACACACAATATTAAAACTACTTTAGGAGAGATACTTGACTATTCCTATCATCCATCCTATACTAACATTAAGAGCACAGAAAAGGCTTACTTTAAAGGTTACCGCAGAAGAGACGGAAAGGTCGGTATCCGTAATGAAATATGGATTATACCAACCGTGGGCTGTGTGAATGCAATTGCAACAAGTCTGGCAAAACAAGCGCAGGCATTTTTGACAGGAAGTGTGGAGGATATCATAGCGTTTCCTCATCCTTACGGCTGTTCTCAAATGGGAGATGATCAGGATAATACCAGAAAAATTCTGGCTGACCTTGTGAATCATCCCAATGCCGGAGGTATACTTGTTCTTGGACTTGGTTGCGAAAACAGCAGCATAGCAGAGTTAAAACCGTATATCGGCAATTACGACGAAAGCAGAGTGAAATTCCTTCAATGCCAGGATGTTGAGGATGAAATGGAGACTTCCTTAGAAATACTGAAGGAGCTGATTGCCTATGCTGGTGAATTTAACCGCGAAGACATCAGTGCTGAGGAATTAGTTATTGGTATGAAATGCGGTGGATCTGATGGATTTTCAGGAATAACTGCAAATCCTTTAGTGGGTGCATTCTCTGATATATTGATTTCTAAGGGTGGGACTACTATATTGACAGAAGTACCGGAAATGTTTGGAGCAGAAACCCTTCTTATGAATCGTTGTCAGGATGAGGAACTCTTTGAGAAAACGGTTGCAATGATTAATGATTTCAAAGACTATTTTACCAAACATAACCAAACAATTTATGAAAATCCCTCACCTGGTAATAAAAAGGGTGGAATCTCCACTCTGGAGGACAAATCACTTGGCTGTACTCAGAAATCAGGCAGTGCTCCGGTTGCCGATGTATTGGCCTATGGCGAGACCACAAAAATAAAAGGATTAAATCTTTTAAGTGCTCCCGGAAATGATTTGGTAGCCGCAACAGCTTTAGCGGCTGCAGGGGCCCATATTGTATTGTTTACAACCGGAAGGGGAACACCATTTGCATCCCCGGTCCCAACAGCTAAAATAGCTAGTAATTCAGCTTTAACCAACAAGAAGAATAATTGGATTGATTTTAATGCGGGCCAGATTCTGGAAGGTAAATCTATGGATGAGCTTGCACAGGAATTATTTGATTATGTTCTTGACATTGCATCCGGTAATAAAGTAAAATCGGAAGAAGCTGGTTTCCATGACATGGCTATTTTCAAGAACGGTGTTACTTTATAG